A single window of Methanomassiliicoccaceae archaeon DNA harbors:
- a CDS encoding MFS transporter, with protein MEEMSKAQKRTLLIASCIASAITPLTGTMMNLSLVSIGLTFGVGAHALAYVNTAFLLSSAVFMVPIAKIADIYGRRKLFIFGLILFTIASIVAYFSVSFEMLLILRAVMGLATAAIAGTAISMLTDAFGPSERGAAIGLNTASVYLGAAMGPVVGGIINDALGWRSVFLVTIPLAIISSFTILSVRSNNEMHHGKTFDLTGTVLCSLAITLTMIGLINMPRLLSAVSMIVGLLLLWAFVKYEKRVEEPVLDVRIFSNKTFSRSCLASFMMNSANYAVSFFVAIYLQTIGALTSSEAGIVMLSQPLVQAALTAYFGKLYDRMEDKRLLPTVGVAVSGIGIILIMALSIDLNLQLVIAALLFFGLGNAIFNAPNTTAIMSSVSPVDRGAASAMVAVVRQTGMMASMGIAMFAIAVIMGGLDTLGPSTYGNFVMVIRISFFVSAVMCLFAMLVSWFRGAPPERRASITRKVN; from the coding sequence ATGGAGGAGATGTCGAAGGCGCAGAAGAGGACGTTGCTAATTGCATCATGCATAGCATCGGCGATAACTCCTCTTACGGGCACGATGATGAATCTGAGCCTTGTGAGCATCGGTCTGACCTTCGGCGTCGGTGCGCATGCACTCGCTTACGTCAACACGGCGTTCCTGCTTTCTTCGGCGGTGTTCATGGTGCCGATCGCGAAGATCGCCGACATATACGGGAGGAGGAAGCTTTTCATATTCGGCCTCATCCTTTTCACGATCGCATCCATAGTTGCGTATTTCTCCGTGTCTTTCGAGATGCTGCTGATATTGAGAGCAGTAATGGGACTGGCGACCGCGGCCATAGCCGGAACTGCGATATCGATGCTTACCGATGCTTTCGGCCCGTCCGAAAGGGGGGCCGCTATCGGACTGAATACCGCAAGCGTCTACTTGGGGGCGGCAATGGGGCCGGTCGTCGGAGGAATCATAAACGACGCTCTGGGTTGGAGGTCCGTCTTCCTGGTCACGATACCTCTGGCGATAATCTCATCCTTCACAATATTGAGTGTGAGAAGTAACAACGAAATGCATCACGGCAAGACCTTCGACCTTACGGGAACGGTCCTGTGCTCCCTGGCAATAACGCTGACGATGATAGGCCTGATAAACATGCCCCGCCTCCTGTCCGCAGTTTCGATGATCGTGGGATTGCTACTGCTGTGGGCTTTCGTGAAATACGAGAAGCGCGTCGAGGAACCTGTTCTCGATGTCCGCATATTTTCGAACAAGACCTTCTCCCGGTCCTGCCTGGCCTCGTTCATGATGAACTCAGCGAACTATGCCGTGTCGTTCTTCGTTGCGATCTATCTTCAGACCATCGGCGCCCTCACGTCCTCCGAAGCGGGAATCGTAATGCTCTCCCAGCCCCTCGTACAGGCAGCCCTCACCGCTTATTTCGGAAAACTGTACGACAGGATGGAAGACAAGAGACTTCTGCCGACGGTCGGCGTGGCCGTGAGCGGGATAGGTATAATTCTCATAATGGCGCTGTCGATAGACCTAAACCTCCAATTGGTGATCGCGGCACTGTTATTCTTCGGACTGGGCAACGCGATCTTCAATGCCCCCAACACCACGGCGATAATGTCTTCCGTCTCCCCCGTCGACCGCGGCGCGGCATCGGCCATGGTTGCCGTCGTAAGACAGACGGGCATGATGGCGTCCATGGGGATAGCGATGTTCGCAATAGCCGTCATAATGGGGGGACTCGACACATTGGGCCCGAGCACATATGGAAATTTCGTCATGGTGATACGTATTTCCTTCTTTGTATCGGCCGTGATGTGCCTGTTCGCCATGTTGGTTTCATGGTTCAGAGGAGCCCCGCCCGAGAGAAGAGCCAGCATAACGCGAAAAGTTAATTGA
- a CDS encoding cation diffusion facilitator family transporter translates to MADMISGSRENFRFQVVVVTVGTILMVTKFVAYFMTNSVAIFTDAMESIVNVIAGLVGLYALFISPKPPDKDHPFGHGRVEVVSAAFEGLMILGAGLIIIFSAVESLYNPEPLQQMDYGLIIIFIAALVNLAMGRTAIKIARKNRSQALEASGKHLCTDTLDSMGIIAGLVVVVVGMHYGYNVAWLDPVMAILFGAFIMTTGARVLKGCIDTVMERAEEETVNTIVECLREHRHDDWVDIHALRVMKFGTRYVVELHATFPRNMTVGQIDDETNELEECIMEKFGDCVELTVKSEPCRDFSCRICNRDCDIRDSKFVRIIEWDEDNMVAKKQHSPNDE, encoded by the coding sequence ATGGCCGACATGATCTCTGGTTCCAGAGAGAACTTCCGCTTCCAGGTAGTGGTAGTCACAGTCGGTACAATCCTGATGGTCACAAAGTTCGTGGCGTATTTCATGACGAATTCGGTGGCCATTTTCACCGATGCGATGGAGAGCATCGTAAACGTCATCGCAGGGCTCGTAGGCCTTTATGCGTTGTTCATTTCACCCAAGCCCCCTGATAAGGACCACCCTTTCGGGCACGGGCGCGTGGAGGTCGTATCTGCGGCCTTCGAAGGACTGATGATCCTCGGAGCAGGCCTGATAATCATATTCTCGGCAGTGGAGTCGCTGTACAATCCAGAGCCTTTACAGCAGATGGATTACGGTCTGATAATAATATTCATTGCTGCCCTGGTCAATCTGGCAATGGGAAGGACCGCGATAAAGATAGCCAGAAAGAACCGTTCCCAGGCTTTGGAGGCGAGCGGCAAGCATCTTTGCACCGATACACTGGACTCCATGGGAATAATAGCGGGCCTGGTCGTCGTGGTCGTCGGCATGCATTACGGCTATAACGTCGCCTGGCTGGACCCGGTGATGGCCATCCTCTTCGGTGCTTTCATAATGACCACGGGCGCAAGGGTCCTGAAAGGATGCATCGACACCGTCATGGAACGCGCGGAGGAGGAGACAGTCAACACGATCGTGGAATGCCTGCGCGAACACAGGCATGACGACTGGGTGGACATCCACGCCCTCAGAGTGATGAAGTTCGGCACCAGGTACGTGGTGGAGCTCCATGCCACATTCCCGAGGAACATGACCGTCGGACAGATAGACGACGAGACAAACGAGCTCGAAGAATGTATAATGGAAAAGTTCGGGGACTGCGTCGAGCTGACCGTCAAGTCCGAACCCTGCCGGGACTTTTCATGCAGGATATGCAATAGGGACTGCGATATCCGCGATTCGAAATTCGTCAGGATAATCGAGTGGGACGAAGACAATATGGTGGCTAAAAAACAGCATTCGCCAAATGATGAATGA
- a CDS encoding PHP domain-containing protein codes for MPEMGKADTHVHTEYSGIARLGVMKFPESVSAPADQVERARKNGMDVLCITDHDETVGAFKAQEYARKYDDIEVVVGEEVTTADGEIIGLFLNERIPDNLSVEETVDIIRSQGGLTMAPHPFSFHVAGLQEKIFSLDLDGFEVLNGGHVDSYSNAFAGAVMDKYPGRWAAISGSDGHSVHTVGYNWTEFEGNTADDFRKAVLQKKTSAAGRPTPVFGVLQWSAEVVWGGQKMMYRSMIHRLPDDDEKPLVKKINSLTRLKKATGIISGFAYVVPPACFIATWLSTSYLNLNARKMNKGMEKRLNNIDWMVSQPPSDVIKIIH; via the coding sequence ATGCCCGAGATGGGAAAAGCAGACACCCACGTGCACACAGAATATTCCGGCATCGCAAGACTGGGCGTCATGAAATTCCCTGAATCCGTGTCGGCCCCCGCAGACCAGGTCGAACGTGCCAGGAAGAACGGAATGGATGTTCTCTGCATCACAGACCACGATGAAACCGTGGGTGCTTTCAAGGCGCAGGAATACGCAAGAAAATACGATGACATAGAAGTGGTCGTCGGAGAGGAAGTTACGACGGCCGACGGAGAGATCATAGGTCTTTTTCTTAACGAACGTATTCCCGACAACTTATCAGTCGAAGAGACCGTGGATATCATAAGGTCTCAGGGCGGGCTGACGATGGCGCCCCATCCTTTCAGTTTCCACGTTGCAGGGCTCCAGGAAAAAATATTCTCCCTGGACCTCGATGGGTTCGAGGTTCTGAACGGCGGGCATGTAGATTCATATTCCAACGCATTCGCAGGCGCGGTGATGGACAAGTATCCCGGCAGATGGGCGGCGATTTCGGGTAGCGACGGCCATTCCGTACACACCGTAGGTTACAATTGGACGGAGTTCGAAGGGAACACGGCCGACGATTTCAGAAAGGCCGTCCTTCAGAAGAAAACGTCTGCGGCAGGGCGACCGACCCCTGTCTTCGGAGTGCTCCAGTGGAGCGCGGAAGTTGTCTGGGGAGGACAGAAAATGATGTACCGCTCGATGATACACCGCCTTCCGGACGATGACGAAAAACCACTGGTAAAGAAAATAAACAGCCTTACCAGATTGAAAAAAGCTACGGGCATAATCTCTGGTTTCGCCTATGTGGTACCGCCTGCATGCTTTATTGCAACATGGCTGAGCACATCCTATCTCAACCTGAACGCCAGGAAGATGAATAAAGGAATGGAAAAAAGATTGAACAACATAGATTGGATGGTATCTCAGCCTCCATCCGATGTGATCAAAATAATCCACTGA
- a CDS encoding calcium/sodium antiporter produces the protein MIEWALLGIPIGIVLLYIGSEAMVDGAKKLAIRLGVTPFVVGLTIVAIGSSAPEAITSLVSSENPEIIIGNIIGSNSANAGIAVGLAAIISPIACKFAQIRFEMSAMIIAVLVILALSLNGVLGFIDGIILLALLMVFIFSVYKVKVKEGRTEEAPDVDVSKTSVPICSLMIIIGMAALYFGASWFIDGAVRLAEIFGVSDLMIGLILVAVGSALPEICICLMAAYRHEDELVVSNIVGSIVFNSFFALGIGALFTNIPIGDTTLAFHIPVMIILALLVFLFVRTHDRVNRREGVFLFLVYAAYIALMMIFPQLTSGVL, from the coding sequence ATGATTGAATGGGCCCTTCTAGGCATACCGATCGGCATAGTGCTCCTGTACATAGGTTCGGAGGCGATGGTCGACGGAGCTAAGAAGCTGGCGATCCGCCTCGGCGTAACTCCCTTCGTGGTGGGGCTTACGATCGTTGCTATAGGTTCCTCCGCTCCTGAGGCGATAACTTCTCTTGTCAGCAGCGAGAACCCCGAGATCATAATAGGCAACATCATCGGAAGCAATTCGGCCAATGCCGGGATCGCAGTAGGTCTGGCGGCCATTATAAGCCCGATAGCATGTAAGTTCGCCCAGATCAGGTTCGAGATGTCCGCGATGATCATAGCGGTACTTGTAATATTGGCGCTTTCTCTCAACGGAGTGCTCGGATTCATCGATGGAATAATATTGCTGGCACTGTTGATGGTCTTCATATTCTCCGTATATAAGGTGAAGGTGAAAGAGGGCCGTACGGAAGAGGCGCCGGATGTCGATGTTTCCAAGACCTCTGTGCCCATATGTTCGTTAATGATTATAATCGGAATGGCCGCGCTGTATTTCGGTGCCAGCTGGTTCATCGACGGTGCGGTCCGCCTCGCCGAGATATTCGGAGTATCGGACCTGATGATCGGACTGATACTGGTCGCCGTAGGCTCTGCGCTTCCGGAAATATGCATCTGCCTGATGGCGGCCTACCGTCACGAGGACGAGCTGGTCGTGAGCAACATAGTCGGAAGCATAGTTTTCAACAGCTTCTTCGCACTGGGCATCGGAGCGCTGTTCACAAACATCCCGATAGGCGATACAACTTTGGCCTTCCACATACCGGTAATGATAATACTGGCACTTTTGGTTTTCCTGTTTGTAAGGACTCACGACCGCGTCAACAGGAGAGAAGGTGTCTTCCTGTTCCTGGTATATGCCGCCTATATAGCACTCATGATGATATTCCCGCAGCTGACCAGCGGAGTCCTGTGA
- a CDS encoding ribosome biogenesis/translation initiation ATPase RLI — MRIAAVLQDRCQNRKCNKECYKFCPLVRTGVECIVFGERGKPLISEALCQGCGICVNKCQFDAIKIIGLADELKTEMVHQYGENTFRLYRLPVPKKGMVTGILGPNGIGKSTAIKILSGELVPNLGDYRDPPSKEEVLQHYDGTEVKTYLTDVYAGKVRTAIKPQYVDLIPKAFSGPVRGFLSGIRGRLTLDEAAVMFELTELLDRDIKKLSGGELQRVAMAATIMKDADVYFFDEPTSYLDIYQRIKIARIIKALSVDKQVVVIEHDLAILDFLADIVSVVYGTEGAYGVFTLARQVRTAINVYLDGYLPEENIRFRDRPIEFFASPPRSDWVTADLLSFEGLNKDFGEFTLDVVGGSIKMGESVGVVGPNATGKTTFVKMLAGEISPDGGNIDAKVRVAYKPQYITGDFDGTVRDMFYRKDYDRVTSSFFEGEVIEPLSVKYLMDKQVSNLSGGELQRVAIAMCLLSDADIYLFDEPSAYLDSNQRMNAAKTIRRMMEKSGRSGMIVDHDIYFLDMVSDSMMVFGGEPGHHGIGEGPFDMRDGMNRFLSAVDITFRRDAESHRPRINKPDSRLDREQKSNGEYYYS, encoded by the coding sequence ATGCGTATAGCGGCCGTCCTGCAGGACAGATGCCAGAACAGAAAATGCAACAAAGAATGCTACAAATTCTGCCCACTTGTCAGAACCGGAGTGGAATGCATAGTTTTCGGGGAACGCGGCAAACCCCTGATCTCCGAAGCCCTATGTCAGGGATGCGGAATATGCGTAAACAAGTGCCAGTTCGACGCGATCAAGATCATCGGGCTCGCAGACGAGCTCAAGACCGAGATGGTTCATCAGTACGGCGAGAATACTTTCCGCCTGTACAGGCTTCCCGTACCGAAGAAGGGGATGGTGACCGGAATACTGGGCCCTAACGGAATAGGAAAATCGACGGCGATAAAGATACTTTCCGGCGAACTTGTTCCCAACCTCGGCGACTACAGGGATCCTCCCTCCAAGGAGGAGGTGCTTCAGCACTACGACGGCACCGAGGTCAAGACATATCTCACCGACGTCTACGCGGGAAAGGTCCGAACGGCCATCAAACCACAGTACGTCGACCTCATCCCGAAGGCTTTCTCGGGACCCGTAAGGGGCTTTCTTTCAGGGATCAGGGGCCGCCTCACCTTGGACGAGGCGGCGGTCATGTTCGAGCTTACGGAGCTGCTTGACAGAGATATCAAGAAGCTCTCAGGCGGAGAGCTGCAGAGAGTGGCCATGGCTGCAACGATCATGAAGGATGCGGACGTCTACTTCTTCGACGAGCCGACCTCGTATCTGGACATATACCAGAGGATAAAAATCGCCCGTATCATCAAGGCCTTGAGCGTGGATAAGCAGGTGGTCGTCATCGAGCACGACCTTGCTATCCTTGATTTCCTGGCCGATATCGTCAGCGTCGTCTACGGTACCGAGGGAGCTTACGGCGTATTCACCCTGGCCAGACAGGTGAGGACGGCCATCAACGTATACTTGGACGGTTACCTTCCCGAAGAGAACATACGTTTCAGGGACAGGCCGATAGAATTCTTCGCCTCGCCTCCCAGGAGCGACTGGGTAACGGCAGACCTGCTGTCCTTCGAAGGTTTAAACAAAGACTTCGGCGAGTTCACGCTCGACGTCGTCGGAGGTTCCATCAAGATGGGCGAATCGGTAGGGGTCGTTGGTCCCAACGCCACGGGCAAGACGACGTTCGTCAAGATGCTGGCCGGAGAAATATCGCCGGATGGCGGGAATATCGACGCGAAGGTGAGGGTCGCATACAAGCCCCAATACATAACCGGGGACTTCGACGGCACGGTAAGGGACATGTTTTACCGCAAAGATTACGACAGGGTCACTTCGAGCTTCTTCGAGGGCGAGGTCATCGAACCTCTGAGCGTAAAATATCTGATGGACAAACAGGTCTCCAACCTTTCGGGAGGAGAACTTCAGAGGGTAGCCATCGCGATGTGCCTGCTTTCGGACGCAGACATCTACCTGTTCGACGAGCCTTCGGCATATTTAGACTCGAACCAGAGGATGAACGCGGCGAAGACCATACGCAGGATGATGGAAAAATCGGGACGCAGCGGAATGATAGTGGACCACGACATCTACTTCCTCGACATGGTCTCGGATTCAATGATGGTCTTCGGCGGGGAGCCTGGGCACCACGGAATCGGAGAAGGCCCGTTCGATATGAGGGACGGCATGAACAGATTCCTTTCGGCGGTTGACATTACGTTCAGAAGGGACGCCGAAAGCCACAGGCCCAGAATAAACAAGCCGGACTCCAGGCTCGACAGGGAACAGAAGTCCAACGGCGAGTACTATTACTCGTGA
- a CDS encoding MATE family efflux transporter codes for MAEADGTSEDVKILTGDYKRAIWHLSIPIAVALAIQHINILVDTFWVAGLGADPMASISIVYPVFATVMGIGSGLGIGASAAIARSIGQNNRKEAGRKAGQSLLLSVLVSVALTPILLITMEPSIILFGGSDILGLCKDYATPLYLATFVIILNAIITGIIRGEGAAKRSMYIQLLSAAVNIIMDPILIYGLGMGVAGAAWATVIAFGSSIILAFYWYFIKKDMYLKIGRKEVKYSPKEMKGVLKVGLPEATELSVMNIFNVFLNLSVIMVAGTVGVAMYSTGWRVVYLLMIPAQAVGGAIVSICSAQYGAEQYGKIRKTYYYGVRKTVETLIVLAIILFITADLASAAFTYEGELAAKRDEMTYIIRVFCIMVPVMSLIFTGSSLLQSLENANIALASSFMRNLMLAILFAVAAYLIGTPHSLWWSLTLGEIVGGLLMLGLALWRLGLFERSKGISRKL; via the coding sequence ATGGCCGAAGCGGATGGGACCTCCGAGGATGTCAAAATACTGACGGGCGATTACAAAAGGGCGATTTGGCACCTTTCTATTCCGATAGCTGTGGCTTTGGCGATCCAGCATATCAATATCCTGGTGGATACGTTCTGGGTCGCAGGGCTCGGAGCGGACCCGATGGCCTCCATCAGCATAGTCTATCCGGTTTTCGCCACTGTCATGGGCATCGGAAGCGGACTGGGCATCGGAGCTTCTGCCGCGATAGCACGCAGCATAGGCCAGAATAATAGGAAGGAGGCGGGAAGAAAGGCCGGGCAGTCCCTTTTGCTTTCGGTCTTGGTATCGGTGGCCCTTACGCCGATTCTTTTGATAACCATGGAGCCGTCGATAATCCTCTTCGGAGGATCCGATATCCTGGGACTGTGCAAAGACTATGCCACGCCGCTCTATCTTGCCACGTTCGTAATCATACTGAACGCGATAATCACAGGAATTATCCGTGGGGAGGGCGCCGCTAAACGTTCGATGTACATTCAGCTTCTTTCCGCAGCGGTCAACATAATTATGGATCCCATCCTCATCTACGGACTGGGGATGGGGGTCGCCGGAGCGGCCTGGGCGACAGTCATCGCATTCGGCTCCTCCATCATACTGGCATTTTACTGGTATTTCATCAAAAAGGATATGTATCTAAAGATCGGGAGAAAAGAAGTAAAATACAGCCCTAAAGAGATGAAGGGAGTCCTCAAGGTAGGTCTACCGGAAGCTACCGAACTTTCAGTGATGAACATATTCAATGTTTTCCTGAATTTATCCGTCATAATGGTCGCCGGAACCGTGGGAGTTGCGATGTACTCCACGGGCTGGAGGGTCGTTTACCTGCTCATGATACCGGCCCAGGCCGTCGGAGGAGCGATAGTTTCGATCTGTTCGGCGCAGTACGGAGCAGAACAATACGGCAAGATCAGGAAGACATACTATTACGGTGTGAGGAAAACAGTCGAAACACTGATAGTACTGGCCATAATATTGTTCATCACTGCCGATCTGGCATCGGCCGCGTTCACTTACGAGGGGGAACTTGCGGCCAAAAGAGATGAGATGACCTACATCATCCGTGTATTCTGCATCATGGTGCCTGTGATGTCCCTTATATTCACAGGCTCGTCTCTGCTTCAGTCGCTCGAGAACGCGAACATAGCACTTGCATCATCGTTCATGCGCAACTTGATGCTGGCCATATTGTTCGCCGTCGCAGCGTACCTGATAGGTACGCCCCATTCTCTTTGGTGGTCCCTCACCCTGGGAGAGATAGTAGGAGGACTCCTGATGCTCGGACTGGCACTGTGGAGGTTGGGTCTGTTCGAACGTTCGAAGGGAATATCCCGAAAGTTATAA
- a CDS encoding MATE family efflux transporter, with amino-acid sequence MSAPIALALLVQYLNSVADMFWVSGLGADALAAVSIVTPIYMAIISIGNGIGIGASYAISKRIGAGDRRSASSAAVQSVVITLIAGVVSLVLLAVMVEPIMRYMGAGSIIGLCTDYAYPVILFAPLLMMGGVLSGCLRGEGAAKRSTFILVVAAVFNIILDPVFIYWLDMGIAGAAYATVVSAAISMIPAIYWYSVKKDVLTPISFKFFRFTRSEVRSISEVGVPQTVELVIMSLMSVFFVRSISFTGGTDLVAVFEITWRIAMIMMVPAQAIGFALVPILSASFGMKDPDRANVSFIHGIKLSIAIMVAIAALTALLAPHLTELMTLSDDSARLRPYMADMLVVCTLFFPAFSLINASSALMQSMGLGTASLFLTVVRNLFIAAVYAWLSSFRVASYMWWGMTICEIAFGIVTLVVAIVLFRHISHIGKPISQL; translated from the coding sequence ATGTCGGCACCTATAGCGCTGGCACTGTTGGTCCAATACCTCAACAGCGTGGCGGACATGTTCTGGGTATCCGGGCTGGGGGCAGATGCCCTCGCGGCCGTAAGCATCGTCACGCCGATCTACATGGCGATCATCAGCATCGGGAACGGGATAGGCATAGGCGCATCCTATGCAATATCCAAACGGATAGGTGCCGGGGACCGGAGGTCCGCTTCTTCCGCTGCGGTTCAGTCGGTCGTGATCACCCTGATCGCCGGAGTGGTATCCCTTGTCCTGCTGGCAGTAATGGTCGAGCCAATCATGCGGTACATGGGGGCCGGAAGTATAATCGGACTCTGTACCGATTACGCATATCCCGTGATCCTCTTCGCTCCCCTTTTGATGATGGGAGGGGTGCTTTCAGGATGTCTGAGGGGCGAAGGCGCAGCGAAAAGGTCCACGTTCATCCTGGTGGTGGCCGCGGTATTCAACATAATACTGGACCCGGTGTTCATTTACTGGCTGGACATGGGAATCGCCGGAGCGGCCTACGCTACGGTGGTATCGGCCGCGATATCCATGATACCCGCAATATACTGGTACTCGGTGAAGAAGGACGTGCTTACGCCGATCTCCTTCAAATTTTTCAGGTTCACCCGTTCGGAAGTGAGATCGATCTCCGAGGTCGGCGTCCCCCAGACGGTGGAACTGGTGATCATGTCCTTGATGTCGGTTTTCTTCGTGCGCTCGATATCCTTTACCGGAGGTACCGACCTCGTCGCGGTTTTCGAGATAACGTGGAGGATCGCAATGATAATGATGGTCCCGGCACAGGCAATAGGTTTTGCTCTGGTACCTATATTGTCGGCATCGTTTGGGATGAAAGACCCAGACAGAGCGAATGTCAGTTTTATACACGGCATTAAACTGTCTATTGCGATAATGGTGGCGATCGCGGCACTCACGGCGCTGCTCGCCCCCCACCTGACAGAGCTCATGACGCTCTCCGACGACTCCGCCAGGCTGAGGCCGTACATGGCCGACATGCTGGTGGTCTGCACCCTTTTCTTCCCTGCTTTCTCACTGATCAACGCATCGTCGGCGCTGATGCAGTCTATGGGATTGGGGACGGCATCTCTGTTTCTGACGGTGGTGAGGAATCTGTTCATAGCCGCGGTCTACGCGTGGCTTTCCTCATTCAGGGTGGCATCATACATGTGGTGGGGAATGACCATCTGCGAGATCGCTTTCGGAATCGTTACTCTGGTAGTCGCCATCGTTCTTTTCAGGCACATTTCCCATATTGGAAAACCAATCTCGCAACTCTAA
- a CDS encoding MATE family efflux transporter, which produces MTKDVEKLLGDPKRAIVLMMIPVIIAMTFQSLNSIINSVWVAGLGPSALAAVGLVFPVFFIILAVGNGIGVGASQTVALHIGMGDKQGADRSAVQAIVLTIIASLMIAAILGVFLRPLLMLMGGGNIIDECYQYALPIVIFSPILMLSSLFSNLLRSEGAAKRSMMIQILTACINLAIDPFLIYQPFGFGLGWGIAGAAVGTVISMLIGLSVAIYWFKVKNDTYLTLSLKGFKFDRKIDRMIFRVGIPASLEMMIISLVSIVMNIILIGAGGDDAVAIYTSSWRIISILMIPLMATGSAMVPVCAAAFGARRFDRVNEAYRYTLKLVVVIMLAISIITAIAAQYMVMIFTYTESTLYLREDMVMLLHVGCIFLPFASWGATASAFFQSLGMGTKSLISTLVRNLVQIPVCIFLFGIGGTLDYIWWGVAFGEIVGSLLAGIWGESILRNFLKHAEKYHPKEGQAA; this is translated from the coding sequence ATGACAAAAGATGTGGAAAAGCTTCTCGGCGACCCTAAAAGGGCCATTGTCCTGATGATGATACCCGTCATCATAGCGATGACATTCCAGAGTCTCAACAGCATCATCAACTCGGTCTGGGTAGCCGGCCTTGGTCCGAGCGCCCTGGCCGCCGTCGGCCTGGTCTTTCCCGTTTTCTTCATAATCCTAGCGGTCGGAAACGGTATCGGTGTCGGTGCTTCGCAGACCGTCGCATTGCACATAGGCATGGGCGATAAGCAGGGGGCCGACAGGTCTGCCGTCCAGGCAATAGTGCTGACGATCATCGCGTCGCTTATGATAGCGGCCATCCTGGGCGTATTCCTGCGCCCGCTCCTCATGTTGATGGGCGGAGGAAACATCATCGATGAGTGTTATCAGTATGCTCTGCCGATAGTCATCTTTTCACCGATACTGATGCTCAGCAGCCTGTTTTCGAACCTCCTCAGGTCCGAAGGCGCCGCAAAAAGATCGATGATGATCCAGATACTGACGGCGTGCATCAACCTTGCCATCGATCCGTTCCTGATATACCAGCCGTTCGGATTCGGACTGGGATGGGGCATAGCCGGTGCGGCCGTCGGTACGGTCATCTCGATGTTGATAGGCCTGAGCGTGGCTATTTACTGGTTCAAGGTAAAGAACGATACATACCTCACGCTCTCGCTTAAGGGATTCAAATTCGACAGAAAGATCGACAGGATGATCTTCAGGGTCGGAATCCCCGCAAGCCTGGAGATGATGATCATATCTCTCGTTTCGATAGTGATGAACATCATATTGATAGGGGCGGGAGGCGACGATGCGGTTGCAATCTACACCAGCAGCTGGCGTATCATCAGCATATTGATGATTCCCCTCATGGCCACCGGAAGTGCGATGGTCCCGGTCTGCGCCGCGGCGTTCGGAGCCCGGCGTTTCGACCGCGTAAACGAAGCATACCGCTACACCCTGAAGCTGGTCGTGGTGATCATGCTTGCGATCAGCATAATAACGGCGATCGCCGCACAGTACATGGTGATGATATTCACCTATACGGAATCGACGCTCTATCTACGCGAAGATATGGTCATGCTCCTGCATGTGGGATGCATATTCCTGCCGTTCGCCAGCTGGGGTGCCACAGCTTCCGCGTTCTTCCAGTCGTTGGGGATGGGCACGAAGTCCCTGATATCCACATTGGTCAGAAATCTGGTGCAGATCCCCGTATGCATATTCCTTTTCGGAATAGGCGGCACCCTGGACTACATCTGGTGGGGAGTGGCGTTCGGCGAGATCGTTGGTTCTCTGCTTGCCGGCATATGGGGAGAAAGCATTCTGAGGAACTTCCTGAAGCATGCGGAAAAATATCATCCCAAAGAAGGACAGGCGGCCTGA